A part of Paenibacillus sp. sptzw28 genomic DNA contains:
- a CDS encoding TRAP transporter substrate-binding protein: MRKNVNFFSSILTMVLVGTLLAGCGTNTKETGTGPAASDDAKNAKGPKYTFRLADTHPPDYPTVIGDKKFAELVSEKSGGRIKIEVFPSSQLGEEKAVIEQVQLGAIEFTRVSTGALGGFNKQYEVFSLPYIFESDEHMWKFLNGEEGSKLLDSLESSRMKGLAYYSSGARSFYSTKPLKSIEDIKGQKIRVIQNKVNIDLMEALGASATPMPYGEVFSALQTGIIDAAENNYPSYFSSNHFQQAKNLILDRHQRVPETLLISKITWDKLSEEDRTIIQEAAAESVATQREAWDKFEKESEEKIKAAGVTITEVTDLEPWRNAVKPVIDKYRAEYGAVMDAIEKAK; the protein is encoded by the coding sequence ATGAGAAAGAACGTGAATTTCTTCTCCAGTATCCTGACTATGGTGTTAGTCGGAACTTTACTTGCCGGATGCGGAACGAATACGAAAGAAACCGGTACGGGGCCAGCTGCTTCGGATGACGCCAAGAATGCGAAAGGACCGAAATACACCTTCCGTCTGGCTGATACGCATCCGCCGGATTATCCGACTGTCATTGGCGATAAGAAGTTCGCGGAGCTTGTCAGCGAGAAGTCCGGCGGACGCATCAAGATCGAGGTGTTCCCATCCTCCCAGCTGGGTGAAGAGAAAGCGGTCATTGAACAGGTTCAGCTCGGCGCCATTGAGTTCACTAGGGTTAGTACCGGAGCGCTCGGCGGCTTCAATAAGCAGTATGAAGTGTTCAGTCTTCCGTATATCTTTGAGAGTGACGAGCACATGTGGAAATTCCTTAATGGAGAGGAAGGCAGTAAGCTGCTCGACAGCCTGGAATCATCCCGTATGAAGGGGCTGGCTTATTACAGCTCGGGAGCTAGAAGCTTCTATTCGACCAAGCCGCTTAAGAGCATCGAAGATATCAAAGGCCAGAAAATTCGCGTCATCCAAAACAAAGTGAATATCGACCTTATGGAAGCGCTCGGCGCCAGTGCCACTCCAATGCCTTACGGTGAAGTGTTCAGCGCCCTTCAGACCGGCATTATCGACGCGGCGGAGAATAACTATCCAAGCTATTTCTCATCCAACCACTTCCAGCAGGCCAAAAACCTGATTCTCGATCGGCACCAGCGTGTACCGGAAACACTGTTGATCAGCAAGATTACCTGGGATAAACTCTCTGAAGAAGACCGTACAATCATTCAGGAGGCGGCAGCCGAATCAGTCGCGACCCAGCGGGAAGCGTGGGACAAATTTGAGAAGGAATCCGAGGAGAAAATCAAAGCTGCCGGCGTAACCATTACGGAAGTGACGGATTTGGAACCGTGGCGGAATGCGGTGAAACCGGTTATCGACAAATACCGTGCCGAATACGGCGCCGTAATGGATGCAATCGAGAAAGCGAAGTAA
- a CDS encoding TRAP transporter large permease codes for MADTTIAIWILACSFILFVLLRFPISLGLAGSSILTLLYLKVPLATVGQTMVQGMNSYSLLTIPFFILAGQIMSEGKMALRLINLAMLIVGGIRGGLAMVNCVACMFFGNISGSAVADVSSIGSIMIPSMKKKGYDTDYSVGVTVSAAIQGVVVPPSHNLVLYSLAAGGGISITSLFLAGIVPGIVLCLSLMATSYVFAVKRGYEKGERVKRKEVPRIILDGFLSMLTAVIILGGIFTGWFTATESGAIACLYAFFLTFFVYRDIPVSRMWVILKRTFRTVSMVLFLISASAAFSWVLAFLQVPGMITDWMLAVSDNPIIILLIINVLLLLLGAPMDMAPLILIMTPILLPVVTSIGMDPVHFGIILMLNLGIGLLTPPVGTVLFVGAAIGNISISQATRAMMPFFYVLCVVLLILTYIPGIVMWLPNLME; via the coding sequence ATGGCGGATACGACAATTGCAATATGGATACTAGCCTGCAGCTTCATTCTCTTCGTGCTGCTTCGATTTCCGATATCGCTCGGATTAGCCGGATCTTCCATCCTTACCCTGCTGTATTTGAAGGTTCCGCTGGCAACGGTTGGCCAGACGATGGTCCAAGGGATGAACTCTTATTCGCTGCTGACGATTCCGTTCTTTATTCTGGCGGGACAGATTATGAGCGAGGGGAAGATGGCGCTTCGGCTCATCAACCTGGCTATGCTTATCGTCGGAGGCATCCGCGGCGGACTCGCTATGGTAAACTGTGTCGCGTGCATGTTTTTCGGCAATATTTCGGGTTCGGCCGTTGCCGATGTATCCTCCATCGGATCAATCATGATTCCGTCAATGAAGAAGAAAGGCTATGACACGGATTATTCCGTCGGCGTAACCGTATCAGCAGCGATTCAGGGAGTCGTCGTTCCGCCGAGCCATAACCTGGTCCTGTATTCGCTTGCGGCAGGCGGCGGGATTTCCATTACAAGCCTGTTTCTCGCCGGAATCGTTCCGGGTATCGTCTTGTGTTTGTCGCTGATGGCTACAAGCTATGTGTTTGCGGTGAAGCGCGGTTATGAGAAGGGGGAGCGGGTCAAGAGGAAGGAAGTTCCCCGTATTATTCTGGATGGCTTCCTGTCTATGCTGACAGCGGTCATTATTCTCGGAGGCATCTTCACGGGATGGTTCACTGCAACGGAGAGCGGAGCGATCGCTTGCTTGTACGCGTTCTTCCTGACATTCTTCGTATACCGGGATATTCCCGTCAGCCGAATGTGGGTAATTCTGAAACGTACATTCCGGACGGTTTCCATGGTCTTATTCCTGATCTCCGCTTCGGCGGCTTTCAGCTGGGTGCTGGCCTTCCTGCAGGTGCCGGGGATGATAACGGATTGGATGCTGGCCGTATCGGACAATCCAATCATCATTCTGCTCATTATTAATGTTCTGCTGCTGCTCTTGGGAGCGCCAATGGACATGGCGCCGCTTATTCTGATTATGACGCCTATCCTGCTGCCGGTTGTCACTTCCATCGGCATGGATCCCGTTCATTTCGGCATTATTCTTATGCTGAATCTTGGAATCGGCCTGCTGACTCCTCCGGTGGGAACCGTGCTGTTCGTCGGGGCGGCAATCGGGAACATTTCGATCTCCCAAGCGACCAGAGCGATGATGCCGTTCTTCTATGTGTTATGCGTCGTACTGCTTATTCTCACATATATTCCAGGCATTGTGATGTGGCTGCCGAACCTTATGGAATAA
- a CDS encoding TRAP transporter small permease codes for MKTLKKVVLAIDSFLETATLIGLLAMIIIVTVQVFTRKVFSYVFHGSEEITMLLMVWFSFLGIAFGFREKLHMGIDTFTAKLPGPFNLVLDKIIYAAIFAFGVYLIYYGWSFTKIMHESELPATGLPNSLLYAVMPITGILVCIYSFLQFAGIDTRRHKSIGGHE; via the coding sequence ATGAAAACGCTTAAAAAGGTTGTCCTAGCCATTGATTCCTTCCTTGAAACGGCGACCTTAATCGGACTGTTGGCGATGATTATCATCGTTACGGTGCAGGTTTTCACGCGGAAAGTATTCAGCTACGTCTTTCACGGGTCGGAGGAAATCACCATGCTGCTGATGGTATGGTTCTCGTTTCTTGGAATCGCATTCGGCTTCCGGGAGAAGCTGCATATGGGTATTGATACGTTCACCGCCAAGCTGCCGGGGCCGTTCAACCTTGTACTCGACAAAATCATTTATGCGGCCATCTTCGCATTCGGCGTCTACTTGATCTATTACGGCTGGAGCTTCACCAAAATCATGCACGAGTCGGAGCTGCCCGCTACAGGGCTGCCCAACAGTCTCCTTTATGCTGTCATGCCCATTACCGGCATATTGGTGTGCATCTACTCGTTTCTGCAGTTTGCCGGTATCGACACGCGCAGGCATAAAAGCATTGGAGGCCACGAGTAA
- a CDS encoding cupin domain-containing protein gives MSNLGVWENAEPGVRRCIKQAVGTLMMMEVHFEPGAEGYEHCHVHEQMSYCMKGKIAFRIEGVETVLQEGDTIYIPSGAKHGVTALESSALLDVFTPVREDLLKR, from the coding sequence ATGAGTAATTTGGGTGTATGGGAAAATGCCGAACCGGGTGTCCGACGGTGCATTAAACAAGCCGTAGGGACGTTAATGATGATGGAAGTGCATTTTGAACCGGGGGCCGAGGGGTATGAGCACTGCCATGTTCATGAACAGATGAGTTACTGCATGAAGGGGAAAATCGCTTTCCGCATCGAGGGCGTGGAGACGGTGCTGCAGGAGGGTGACACCATCTATATTCCAAGCGGGGCCAAGCACGGCGTGACCGCGCTCGAAAGCTCGGCCCTGCTGGATGTATTTACGCCCGTGAGGGAAGATTTACTGAAACGGTAA
- a CDS encoding metal ABC transporter solute-binding protein, Zn/Mn family, whose protein sequence is MGVQTTMLRSKIRLSCFAALMALALLLSGCGSAVTKTNAAGSSPTGKIKIVAAENFLGEVASAVGGDSVEVTSVITNPNADPHDFEPTAQTSKEVSDAQVIVYVGIGYDEWMNKLVTANSSPKTVINLGEGLLGKKDGDNPHVWYIPESMPKLADALAGGLGKIDPSQADAFKKRAQEYKNSLAPLMDLVAKLKQASPVDIAVSEPVFDYMAAALNLNVIDPGFAKAIEEEADPAPGDVAALQDALKEKKVKLFVQNTQAESPTVATIVDAANANQVPVVQVTETEPQGKDYLKWMTDQLTEVQHALGIK, encoded by the coding sequence ATGGGAGTACAAACAACGATGCTGCGCTCAAAAATAAGACTGTCTTGCTTCGCTGCACTCATGGCTCTTGCCCTGCTTCTATCGGGCTGCGGCTCTGCGGTGACGAAAACAAATGCGGCTGGCAGTTCTCCAACCGGGAAAATCAAAATCGTCGCAGCGGAAAATTTTCTTGGTGAAGTGGCTTCTGCCGTAGGCGGCGACAGCGTAGAGGTTACCTCAGTGATTACGAATCCCAATGCCGATCCTCACGACTTCGAGCCGACTGCGCAAACTTCCAAAGAAGTAAGCGACGCACAAGTAATCGTGTACGTCGGTATCGGCTACGACGAATGGATGAATAAACTGGTAACGGCCAATTCGTCACCTAAGACTGTCATCAACCTGGGCGAAGGATTGCTTGGTAAAAAGGATGGGGACAACCCGCATGTCTGGTACATCCCTGAATCCATGCCGAAGCTGGCGGATGCGCTCGCGGGTGGGCTCGGCAAAATTGATCCCTCACAGGCTGACGCCTTTAAGAAACGCGCACAAGAATATAAAAACAGCCTCGCGCCTCTTATGGATCTTGTCGCTAAGCTGAAGCAGGCTTCTCCCGTGGATATTGCCGTCTCCGAGCCGGTCTTTGATTACATGGCCGCCGCTCTTAATCTGAATGTTATTGACCCTGGATTTGCCAAAGCGATTGAAGAGGAAGCAGACCCTGCCCCTGGAGATGTCGCCGCGCTTCAAGATGCTTTGAAAGAAAAGAAAGTGAAGCTGTTCGTGCAAAATACGCAAGCCGAAAGTCCGACGGTAGCAACAATTGTCGATGCTGCAAACGCCAATCAAGTGCCTGTCGTACAAGTTACGGAAACGGAGCCTCAGGGAAAAGACTACTTGAAATGGATGACGGACCAGTTAACTGAAGTTCAGCACGCTCTTGGCATTAAATAA
- a CDS encoding metal ABC transporter ATP-binding protein gives MGCELAVQDVSVHLNGKSILNHISFSIKQGQFMGIIGPNGAGKTTLFRVLLGMLEPTKGLISFQDEEHQPVPSSAIGYVPQSRQIDPEIPMTAEDFISLGLPHRYRFWSTPKDREAISEALRLTDAFHLAKQPLGKLSGGERQRIFLAQALVRKSKILLLDEPTSNLDPGAQEQMASVVGRICREQNVSVLFISHDINLIARYADRILYLTRGHYAQGTVEEVMKTDVLSRLYGNPVEVMKVDSRLVVLSSGKEGAAPICYHGEAE, from the coding sequence ATGGGGTGTGAATTGGCGGTACAGGATGTCAGTGTTCATCTGAACGGCAAATCGATTTTGAATCATATTTCGTTCTCAATCAAACAAGGGCAGTTTATGGGAATTATCGGACCGAACGGCGCCGGCAAAACGACTCTGTTTCGGGTACTGTTAGGCATGCTTGAGCCGACTAAAGGTCTGATCTCATTCCAAGATGAGGAACATCAACCGGTGCCGTCTTCGGCAATCGGTTATGTTCCCCAATCCCGGCAAATCGACCCGGAAATTCCGATGACGGCGGAAGACTTTATCAGTCTCGGTCTCCCCCATCGGTACCGGTTCTGGTCGACGCCCAAGGACCGCGAAGCCATATCGGAAGCGCTCCGGCTTACCGATGCCTTTCATTTGGCCAAGCAGCCTCTCGGCAAATTGTCCGGTGGTGAACGGCAGCGTATTTTTTTGGCCCAGGCGCTTGTTCGGAAATCGAAAATTTTGCTGCTGGACGAGCCGACCTCCAATCTGGATCCCGGAGCGCAGGAGCAGATGGCTTCGGTAGTCGGCCGCATCTGCCGCGAACAAAATGTCAGCGTGCTGTTTATCAGCCACGATATTAACCTGATCGCCAGATATGCCGACCGCATTTTATATTTGACTCGCGGGCATTATGCACAAGGAACTGTAGAAGAGGTCATGAAGACGGACGTGCTCAGTCGACTGTACGGAAACCCTGTGGAAGTGATGAAGGTTGATTCAAGACTGGTCGTTCTTTCTTCGGGCAAAGAAGGCGCGGCGCCGATTTGTTATCACGGTGAGGCAGAGTAA
- a CDS encoding metal ABC transporter permease has protein sequence MFHYDFMRHAFEAGTLVAVMCGVIGVFVIARNLSFIAHTFSHIGFSGAAFAVYMGWNPLSGLLMFTVSSALAIGRMGIKVFRRDVSISVVLSIFLGFGLLFLSLSSRQANTMFSILFGSVVGISTQDVWELTSLSFVVMLVLAAGYRMLKFDSFDPLGAQAAGLPIRFISIGFLLLLSVAVAEAIQIVGALLVFTLMTTPAATARYLTQSVAKMVFCSAGLAVLGVWLGLTLGYYTNAPVSFFITALEGIFYFAALGWYSFREKKEAKDAAPVPSNAPETVNQ, from the coding sequence ATGTTTCATTATGACTTCATGCGGCATGCTTTCGAGGCAGGCACGCTTGTCGCCGTCATGTGCGGAGTCATCGGCGTCTTCGTCATTGCCCGAAACTTGTCGTTCATCGCCCATACATTCTCGCACATCGGATTTTCCGGGGCGGCGTTTGCCGTTTATATGGGATGGAACCCGCTTTCCGGTTTATTGATGTTCACCGTATCCAGCGCGCTTGCGATAGGGCGAATGGGCATTAAAGTCTTTCGTAGAGATGTATCGATCAGTGTCGTATTGAGTATATTTTTAGGCTTTGGGCTTCTCTTTCTCTCCTTATCCAGCAGGCAAGCGAACACAATGTTCTCCATCCTCTTCGGCAGCGTCGTCGGGATTAGCACGCAGGATGTGTGGGAGCTGACCTCGCTATCTTTCGTTGTGATGCTGGTGCTGGCCGCAGGTTACCGGATGCTGAAATTCGATTCTTTCGATCCTCTTGGCGCTCAAGCGGCTGGCCTGCCAATCCGGTTCATATCCATCGGGTTTCTGCTGCTCTTGTCCGTAGCGGTGGCGGAAGCGATACAAATCGTCGGAGCTCTTCTGGTTTTTACCCTCATGACGACGCCTGCCGCCACTGCGCGATATTTGACTCAATCGGTTGCCAAAATGGTCTTTTGTTCCGCAGGGCTCGCGGTATTAGGGGTTTGGCTCGGACTTACGCTCGGGTATTATACCAATGCGCCGGTCAGTTTCTTCATTACCGCCCTGGAAGGCATCTTTTATTTCGCAGCTTTGGGCTGGTATTCCTTTAGAGAGAAGAAGGAGGCGAAAGACGCTGCCCCTGTCCCTTCGAATGCCCCCGAAACCGTGAACCAATAA
- a CDS encoding amino acid ABC transporter ATP-binding protein produces MIQISNLKLSFGKHEVLRGIDLAIEKGQVLVIIGPSGSGKTTLLRSINLLEMPTEGTLAIGSSSLTFSPQTKPNTAEILAFRRQTGMVFQSYNLFPHRTALQNVMEAQVVVQKKAKDEAQTRSMELLRKVGLEEKADSYPHELSGGQQQRVGIARAMGIDPTLLLFDEPTSALDPELVGEVLKVIKELASEGMTMAIVTHEMKFASQVADRIVFMDNGLIVEQGPPEQVLERPSQERTRLFLSRLNESVVGVNE; encoded by the coding sequence ATGATTCAAATTTCAAATCTGAAATTAAGCTTCGGGAAGCATGAGGTGCTTCGCGGCATTGACCTTGCTATTGAGAAGGGACAAGTTCTCGTCATTATCGGCCCTTCCGGCTCCGGGAAAACGACCCTGCTCCGAAGCATAAATCTGCTGGAGATGCCGACTGAAGGTACTCTTGCCATCGGAAGCTCCAGCCTCACGTTCAGCCCTCAAACCAAACCGAATACGGCGGAAATACTGGCTTTTCGCAGGCAGACCGGCATGGTGTTCCAATCTTATAATCTCTTCCCGCACCGGACAGCGCTGCAGAACGTGATGGAGGCGCAGGTAGTCGTGCAGAAGAAGGCTAAGGACGAGGCGCAAACCCGGTCGATGGAGCTTCTGCGTAAGGTTGGTTTGGAGGAAAAGGCCGACTCCTATCCGCATGAACTGTCGGGCGGACAGCAGCAGCGGGTCGGCATTGCCCGCGCGATGGGTATCGATCCTACGCTGCTGCTCTTCGATGAACCAACGTCGGCGCTCGACCCCGAATTGGTCGGAGAGGTTCTGAAGGTCATCAAGGAGCTGGCAAGTGAAGGGATGACGATGGCTATCGTTACCCACGAGATGAAATTTGCCAGTCAAGTGGCGGACCGGATCGTCTTCATGGACAATGGTCTGATCGTTGAGCAAGGGCCGCCGGAGCAAGTGCTGGAACGGCCAAGCCAGGAACGTACCCGCCTGTTTCTGTCGCGGCTGAATGAATCGGTCGTGGGGGTAAATGAGTGA
- a CDS encoding amino acid ABC transporter permease encodes MSDRTERLIHIFIESFLPLLKAGVAFTIPLTLISFVLGFALAFLTALARLSSLRILVETARFYVWVIRGTPLLVQLFIIFYGLPSIGVVIDAFPAAVIGFSISVGAYGSEIIRAAIVSIGKGQWEAAYSVGMTRSQALRRVILPQAARVSVPPLGNSFISLLKDTSLAAAITMPEMFQKAQQITAYYYEPMLLYCEAALIYLIFSTVLSALQRRLEKRFERYSAR; translated from the coding sequence ATGAGCGATAGAACGGAAAGACTAATTCACATCTTTATCGAATCCTTTCTACCCCTGCTTAAGGCAGGGGTAGCTTTTACGATTCCGCTTACGCTGATTTCTTTCGTGCTTGGGTTTGCGCTGGCCTTTCTAACTGCGCTTGCCCGGCTTTCCAGCTTAAGGATTCTCGTAGAAACCGCCAGATTCTATGTCTGGGTCATTCGGGGTACGCCGCTTCTGGTGCAATTATTCATTATCTTCTATGGGCTGCCGAGCATCGGTGTCGTTATTGATGCCTTTCCCGCGGCGGTTATCGGATTCTCGATCAGTGTAGGAGCTTACGGCTCCGAAATTATTCGCGCGGCGATTGTCTCGATAGGTAAAGGTCAGTGGGAGGCAGCCTATTCCGTCGGCATGACCCGCTCGCAGGCGCTGCGCCGGGTTATTTTGCCGCAAGCGGCGCGTGTTTCCGTCCCTCCGCTGGGAAACTCATTTATCAGCCTGTTAAAGGACACATCGCTTGCGGCGGCCATAACGATGCCGGAGATGTTCCAAAAAGCCCAGCAAATCACAGCGTACTACTATGAACCGATGTTGTTGTACTGTGAAGCGGCATTAATCTATTTGATATTCAGCACTGTCCTCTCAGCCTTGCAGCGGCGGCTCGAGAAGCGGTTTGAAAGATATTCCGCCAGGTAG
- a CDS encoding amino acid ABC transporter substrate-binding protein yields the protein MRKSWITVAILIMVASLVLSACGQKTADNKGAGSGQANTGQTDTQQPAAKNLLETIKVSGKIRIGTEGTYAPFTYHDKDGKLTGFDVEIAQEIAKHMGVEPEFIETKWDGMFAGLDSKRFDVVINEVSIKEDRKVKYDFSDPYIVSKAVLIVNEDNTDIKKLSDLKGKKAGQSLTSNLSDIARENGATIVQTDGFNQAIDLLLSKRIDATVNDGLSYLDFKKQRPDAKIKVAAETDVATPSAVLINKGNPELVDAINKALAEMKADGTYLKISQKYFGADVSK from the coding sequence ATGAGAAAATCTTGGATTACAGTGGCAATACTTATTATGGTTGCTTCGCTTGTTCTTTCGGCGTGCGGCCAAAAAACCGCCGACAACAAAGGAGCCGGTTCGGGTCAGGCGAACACGGGTCAAACCGATACGCAGCAACCGGCAGCCAAGAATCTGCTCGAAACGATTAAAGTGAGCGGCAAGATCCGCATCGGCACGGAAGGCACGTACGCACCGTTCACTTACCACGATAAAGACGGCAAGCTTACCGGCTTCGATGTGGAAATCGCGCAGGAAATTGCCAAACATATGGGCGTTGAGCCGGAATTTATTGAAACGAAGTGGGACGGCATGTTTGCAGGACTGGATTCCAAACGGTTCGATGTTGTCATCAACGAAGTGTCCATTAAAGAGGACCGGAAAGTGAAATATGATTTCTCCGACCCTTACATCGTTTCGAAAGCTGTTCTAATCGTTAATGAAGATAATACGGATATTAAAAAACTGTCCGATCTTAAGGGGAAAAAGGCAGGCCAGTCCTTAACGAGCAACTTGTCGGATATTGCCAGAGAAAACGGAGCGACGATTGTTCAGACCGACGGTTTCAACCAGGCGATCGATCTGCTTCTGTCCAAACGGATCGATGCGACAGTCAACGACGGACTTTCCTACCTGGATTTCAAAAAACAAAGACCGGATGCCAAGATCAAGGTTGCTGCCGAGACGGATGTAGCTACTCCAAGCGCTGTCTTGATCAACAAGGGCAATCCTGAGTTAGTGGATGCCATCAACAAGGCGCTGGCCGAGATGAAAGCCGATGGAACTTATTTGAAAATCTCACAGAAATACTTCGGTGCAGACGTTTCGAAGTAA
- a CDS encoding aldehyde dehydrogenase family protein, which translates to MKKHLFINGEWVEAAAYITLYSPYSKEPIAQVPDANLDETERAIEAAVRAKSVMRKLPAHRRAGILERLSVLLDQRREEAARIIALEAAKPLKTALAEVDRTVQTYKFASEEAKRIHGETIPLDAAPGGEGRFAYTIREPIGVVGAITPFNFPMNLVAHKVGPAIASGNTIVLKPAEQTPLSAYFLCELLEEAGLPAGALNVVTGDGKLIGDKIVSDPRVNMITFTGSPGVGIGIRGKAGLKRVTLELGSNSAVIIDREVNVDPIVARCVAGAYSFQGQVCISLQRIYVVEELYEEFTQKFAAAAKQLKIGDPLSEETDVSALIRERDVQRSLDWIDEACRQGASVALGGTADGGILMPTVLLDVDPAAQVSCKEVFAPIVLINKVRSVEDAIALVNDSDYGLQAGIYTENVRTALDAADNLHVGGVMINDIPTFRVDHMPYGGVKQSGMGREGLKYAVEEMTELKLVVINRN; encoded by the coding sequence ATGAAGAAGCATCTGTTCATTAATGGGGAATGGGTTGAAGCGGCAGCGTACATAACGCTGTATTCCCCCTATTCGAAAGAGCCGATCGCTCAAGTACCGGATGCTAACCTGGATGAAACCGAACGGGCAATCGAAGCGGCCGTCCGCGCCAAATCGGTAATGAGAAAGCTGCCGGCACACAGGCGGGCAGGCATACTGGAAAGGTTGTCAGTACTGCTGGACCAGCGAAGGGAAGAAGCGGCCCGGATTATTGCCCTTGAAGCTGCGAAACCGCTCAAAACGGCATTGGCGGAAGTTGACCGGACGGTTCAAACCTACAAATTCGCCTCCGAAGAGGCGAAGCGGATTCACGGAGAAACAATTCCGCTCGATGCGGCGCCGGGGGGAGAAGGACGCTTCGCCTACACGATAAGAGAACCGATAGGTGTGGTCGGCGCCATTACGCCGTTCAACTTCCCAATGAATCTGGTCGCCCACAAAGTCGGTCCCGCCATCGCTTCCGGCAATACCATCGTGCTTAAGCCGGCGGAGCAAACCCCGCTCTCCGCTTATTTTCTTTGCGAGCTGCTCGAGGAAGCGGGGCTTCCTGCCGGCGCATTGAACGTTGTAACCGGAGACGGTAAATTGATCGGCGACAAGATCGTTTCGGACCCGCGGGTCAATATGATCACTTTTACAGGAAGTCCCGGCGTGGGCATCGGGATTCGCGGCAAGGCCGGATTAAAGCGTGTGACGCTGGAGCTCGGTTCGAATTCGGCTGTAATTATTGACAGGGAAGTTAATGTTGATCCGATCGTAGCCCGCTGCGTGGCAGGCGCTTACTCCTTCCAGGGACAGGTATGCATCTCGCTGCAGCGTATTTACGTGGTTGAGGAGCTGTATGAGGAGTTTACCCAGAAGTTTGCGGCTGCAGCGAAGCAATTAAAAATCGGAGATCCGCTAAGCGAGGAGACGGACGTATCCGCCTTGATCAGAGAGCGGGATGTGCAGCGCTCGCTCGACTGGATTGACGAAGCATGCCGGCAGGGGGCTTCAGTCGCTCTTGGAGGGACGGCGGACGGAGGGATTTTGATGCCGACGGTTCTCCTCGATGTCGACCCCGCCGCCCAAGTATCCTGCAAGGAGGTATTCGCTCCGATCGTGCTCATTAATAAAGTCCGCTCGGTGGAGGATGCGATTGCTCTTGTGAACGATTCCGATTACGGCCTGCAGGCGGGAATTTATACCGAGAACGTACGGACGGCATTGGATGCGGCGGATAACCTTCATGTGGGCGGCGTCATGATCAACGATATCCCCACATTCAGAGTCGATCATATGCCGTACGGCGGTGTAAAGCAGAGCGGCATGGGCCGTGAGGGATTGAAGTATGCGGTGGAAGAAATGACCGAACTTAAGCTGGTTGTCATTAACCGAAATTAA